A single Planctomycetota bacterium DNA region contains:
- a CDS encoding iron-containing alcohol dehydrogenase gives MHPPPPSAASPPAGAPTPFEMRAPTRLVVGAGTLGRLGSLATELGAQRVLVVSDRGVQRAGHAATGLAALEGAGLATALFDEFTEDPGSGAVAEGAARAREFRPDLIVGLGGGSSMDCAKGINFLVSCGGRMQDYRGRHTATGPLLPSIAVPTTAGTGSETQSFALVTDDDTGMKMACGDPQAAFRVAILDVVLTLTQPARVTALTGIDAVSHAVESHVSRAATPASRVFSRAAFALLAHGLPRVFADPADVAARADVQLAAAWAGLAIENSMLGAAHALANPLTAAHDVVHGQAVGLMLPHVVRFNAAAGADGYGELAAHLADEAGPPTAERLAVWLESLVASSGLACRLADLGLATPDVTALATAAAGQWTAGFNPRPVATADLALLYEAAR, from the coding sequence ATGCACCCACCTCCCCCCTCCGCCGCGTCACCGCCCGCCGGCGCCCCGACTCCCTTCGAGATGCGGGCCCCGACACGGCTGGTGGTGGGAGCCGGAACGCTCGGCCGCCTGGGGAGCCTCGCCACCGAGCTCGGCGCGCAGCGCGTGCTGGTCGTCAGCGACCGGGGTGTCCAGCGGGCCGGTCACGCTGCCACCGGCCTGGCGGCTCTCGAGGGAGCGGGGCTGGCGACGGCCCTGTTCGATGAGTTCACGGAAGACCCCGGGAGCGGTGCGGTGGCGGAGGGCGCCGCCCGGGCGCGCGAGTTCCGCCCCGACCTGATCGTCGGCCTCGGCGGTGGTAGTTCGATGGACTGCGCCAAGGGGATCAACTTCCTCGTCTCCTGCGGCGGGCGGATGCAGGATTACCGCGGCCGCCACACCGCGACCGGCCCGCTGCTCCCGTCGATCGCCGTCCCGACGACGGCCGGGACGGGGAGCGAGACGCAGTCGTTCGCCCTGGTCACCGACGACGACACCGGCATGAAGATGGCCTGCGGCGATCCACAGGCGGCGTTCCGGGTGGCGATCCTCGACGTGGTGCTGACCCTCACCCAGCCCGCACGCGTCACGGCGCTGACCGGGATCGACGCCGTGTCGCACGCCGTCGAGAGCCACGTCAGCCGGGCGGCGACGCCCGCCTCGCGCGTCTTCTCGCGGGCCGCGTTCGCGCTGTTGGCGCACGGTCTGCCGCGCGTGTTCGCCGACCCGGCCGATGTCGCGGCCCGGGCCGACGTCCAACTGGCGGCCGCCTGGGCCGGCCTGGCGATCGAGAACTCGATGCTCGGCGCCGCCCACGCGCTGGCCAATCCGCTCACCGCGGCCCACGACGTTGTCCACGGCCAGGCCGTGGGGCTGATGCTCCCGCACGTGGTCCGGTTCAACGCCGCGGCCGGTGCCGACGGGTATGGCGAACTGGCAGCCCACCTCGCCGACGAAGCCGGACCGCCGACGGCGGAGCGCCTCGCCGTGTGGCTCGAGTCCCTCGTCGCAAGCTCGGGGCTCGCCTGCCGGCTGGCCGACCTGGGACTGGCGACGCCCGACGTGACGGCGCTGGCGACCGCCGCGGCCGGACAGTGGACGGCGGGGTTCAATCCGCGCCCCGTGGCGACCGCCGACCTCGCCCTGCTCTACGAGGCCGCCCGATGA